Genomic window (Hallerella porci):
CAACCTGGGCCAGCAGAACCGGCGCGAACCACGGTAGCGCACCCTCCATCAGAAAGCCCAGGCCGTAGAGGAACATTCCAATCAGCACCGAGCGCCGACGGCTATACAAATCCGCCACCACACCGGTGGGTATCTCGAACAGAAAGCAGGAGGTCTCCAGAACCGTCCCTACCAGGACAAGCTGGAAAGCATCCAGCTGCACCACCTCCAGGTGGTACACGATGGAAAGCACTGTGGACATAGAAACCGCCAGGGAAAAGACAAATCGGATCAGCAGGTAGACAGAATATGCCTTTGAATTTTTAGCAAACATGAAGTTACATTCTCCTTTCAAATCTCATTTTATATGACTTTTGCAAGCTGTTAAGCTAACTTGTGGAACATATGCCGAACCTTATCTATACGGCTATTCGGGCGGCGGGGTTGGCAAATAAATTTACCAATAGCTGGCTGGTATCCTTTTAACTCTGTCAAGCAGACTCCCTGCCCATTTGTGAAATAAGTTAAATCGTTCCTGTATTCTTGAATACATCTAGCAGGGATTTCTCCTTTCAGAATGACCTCGTCATTCTTTATCTGAGTACTTACAATATCTGCACAATACCTTGGAGCATCATGATACGCCCGTGAGAGATATTCTTGCGGTGCATAAATTTCAAAATAGAGATATGGTTCTAATAATTCTGTCCCCGCTCTTCTTAAAGCCTGCTCCAATACAATAGGAGAAAGCAGCCGAAAATCTGCCGGGGTGCTTACGGGACTATAATACTCACCATATTCAAAACAGATTTTACAGTCTGTCACTTCCCATCCATACATCCCTTGCTCACAACCATAACGAACTCCTTCCATAACTGCATTTTGGAATGATTGGTTTAAATACCCAAGTGAAACCCGGCTTTCATACTGCACCCCGCTCCCAAGAGGGAGCGGTTCTACTGATAATCCAATAGTAGCCCAGAAAGGATTCGGCGGCACTTCAATATGGATGGTATATTCTGCTTTTCCTAACGGTCTTTCCATGTATATAACAGTAGGTTCTTTTATTTCTGCCTCTACATGATACTTTTCCTCAAGAATGGCACAAATAACTTCCATCTGTACCTTCCCCAAAAAGGAAAGTATAATTTCATGCGTTGTAGTATCCACGTAATACTTTAAAAGAGGGTCGCCATCTGAGATTTCTGTAAGCGCCTCAAGTAACACTTCCCGCTGTTCGGATTTCTTTACTTCAATTGTTGTTTGGAGTATAGGGAGCGGATTTTCAATAGATTCCCGCTGCGGCAACAGTATTTCGTTCCCCAAAATACTGTTTAGCTGCAAAACATCATTTGGTAAAATTACAAT
Coding sequences:
- the tet(O) gene encoding tetracycline resistance ribosomal protection protein Tet(O) — protein: MKIINLGILAHVDAGKTTLTESLLYTSGAIAELGSVDEGTTRTDTMNLERQRGITIQTAVTSFQWEDLKVNIIDTPGHMDFLAEVYRSLSVLDGAVLLVSAKDGIQAQTRILFHALQIMKIPTIFFINKIDQEGIDLPMVYREMKAKLSSEIIVKQKVGQHPHINVTDNDDMEQWDAVIMGNDELLEKYMSGKPFKMSELEQEENRRFQNGTLFPVYHGSAKNNLGIRQLIEVIASKFYSSTPEGQSELCGQVFKIEYSEKRRRLAYVRLYSGALHSRDVVRISEKEKIKITEMSIPTNGELCLADTAYSGEIVILPNDVLQLNSILGNEILLPQRESIENPLPILQTTIEVKKSEQREVLLEALTEISDGDPLLKYYVDTTTHEIILSFLGKVQMEVICAILEEKYHVEAEIKEPTVIYMERPLGKAEYTIHIEVPPNPFWATIGLSVEPLPLGSGVQYESRVSLGYLNQSFQNAVMEGVRYGCEQGMYGWEVTDCKICFEYGEYYSPVSTPADFRLLSPIVLEQALRRAGTELLEPYLYFEIYAPQEYLSRAYHDAPRYCADIVSTQIKNDEVILKGEIPARCIQEYRNDLTYFTNGQGVCLTELKGYQPAIGKFICQPRRPNSRIDKVRHMFHKLA